The Gopherus evgoodei ecotype Sinaloan lineage chromosome 8, rGopEvg1_v1.p, whole genome shotgun sequence genome segment ACACCCCACAGGGCAGCAGCATGCCATGACCACACCGTCCTCTCCAGCCTGGTGCCTGTAGGATGAAGAACATTGGGGCAGTGCTGCTGCGTGCTGCTTTGGCAATTTACTCTGTAATGTTTGCCTTGGCCTCCCTTTGGCTGGAAGAGCAGAGAGCCAGAGAAACTTGTGGGAGATCAAACTAGCAATCCTGGAGCCAGGCTTCCCACAGAGACCAAGCCCGCAATGCCGGGACTGTTACCAAGCGGCCAAAACAGAGGCAGAATTGAGGTCCCACTCCAGACATTGTTCACGGGGACTCCTTTGCTAGTGGGCTGATTGTACCGGGTCGGACAGGGGGCAGCACAGCTGGCCTCGCTGAGAGGGGTTGAGTGACTGTGACCAGCTGCCTGCAGGGCTCCTTGCCTTCCCCTCGCACCATAGGGACCCGTTCCCCACCTGCGCGCATCCAGAACTGGGTTCAGTACGCGGGGCTCAGCGCGCCGCTGCTCTCCGCCCCGGGCAGGGAGGAGTTACCAGCCCCTAACCGGGAGCGAGCAGCGCACCCAGGGCAGGTGCCTATAAATGCGCGAAGGAGACAGCTGCGGTGCGGAGGCTGAGCCTGGGAAGCTGCTTCACGGGGACTGGGAGACACGGGGCTCTCCCGGCCCAGAGCCGCagctcaggggggctgggagaggcGATGGAAGGGCCAAGGGCAAAGAGGGGAACGTGACCAAGCGCCGCTGCAGGAGACGGGGACTGGAAGGCGCagggcagcggcagggctccgccAGCCGGGGCCCCGGGGGAAGTGTGGCGCACGGGCAGCCTGGCGCACGGCTGCGCGGCGGTGTCCGGTTCTGCCGCAGGCTGCAAAGTTTCTCCCCACCAAGGGGAACTTTTCCGGAGGAGCGCACGGGACAGCGCGGAGCGCCGGCTGCCGAGGGAGCCCGGGGACGGGGCTGAACGGAGCCGAAGGGATGAACGAGGTGGGAAGAGCATCAGCGGGGCAGGAGAGGTGCCCGAAGCCCGGCGCTTGGCACCCAGAGCGCGGCACCGGGAAGGGAGCGCCCCCTGCAAGGGGCTggctgccctgagctcccccggGCTCCTAGCGCTGCCTGCGGGAGCGGGACTTCCCCAACCAGAGCCACAGAAACCACTTGACGCGTGTGGGCAGCGGCCCCCGTCCACCCCCCAGGCACGGGGCTTTGGAGAGAGCGCCCCGCGGAGCAGCCACAGCGCCGGTCGCAGAGCCGCGTGTGCGCAATTCTTAGCTCCTCCCGGGTGCCCGAAGCGGTGATCGGCCGGGGAATCCCACCTCCCCGCGAGGCCTGCGGACAGGGACAAAAGGCGAGACCCTGCCACGCCGGCCGCGGGAGCGAGCCAAACTTCCAAGGAACTTCTCCGGGAGGGGCCCATGCGCCTCTCCTGGCGCTTTGAGAGGGGCACTGACCCTTGCCTGACCTCCTGGATCAGGGCCACTGGAAACTCCTAGTCCTGACTGGCTGAGGACTCTGCTCCGCCCTGGGAGGCAGGTTAAATGACCCAGGATGGAGGAGGAAGGTTCTCTGCTGAAGATCCTGTCTGCTGGCTTGGGAAGGGAGGATGGTCTCTACCCCACTTGGGTGGTGATCATGCTGGCTGTCATCCTCATCGTCACCATCATTGTGGACATCTTGGGCAACCTCCTGGTGATTGTCTCAGTCTTCAAGAACAAGAACCTGAGAAAAGCAGGTAATGGCCTTGTCAGGACGGGGGTGGGTTCGCTCTCCAGGTGCCCAGGAGCAGCTATGCCTCTGTCCGCAGGGCCCAGGAGCAGTAagccagcctcctgccccactaGTGCAGTGACATGCCAGTGCTAGCAGACTCCATCTTTGTGTCTGTGTGTCCGTCCGCATGTGTGTCTGCCTGTCCGTCCATCTCTGGGTGTAAACTTCTCCCACCCAGCACAGCTGGGATACAAGGCAAATTTCTAGTAGGTGCGGAGTGCCTGGAGTTGGAAAGGCTAGTAAAACAGGCTACCAAAGCTTAGAGGGGAAAATTCTGTTGTCCATACTGACCCGGGCTTCCATGCCCGAGATACATTGCACCCATTGGCTTACAATCTCAACCAGATCTGCAgccaagtgactagtgattttggctgCTCAACTTGGGACACCCTAAAAAAGAGCCTtatttttcagagggtgggtacTCAGTGCTTTCTGCAAGCCCTTTTGAAGAAGTCTCAGCTGGGGCACCCCAAAAACTGAAACACCCCAAATCactcatcacttctgaaaatcttgacccAGATTCCACCAGCTGGCTTCAGGGCTCATCAACACCCTCTCCAGGGGAATTCTGGCCAAGTTCCTTGTAGGATCTAGATTCTTCTTAGCTCAATTAAGGGGTTTGGAGGACCTAAAGCTCCCCCCTCCTAGCCTGGCTGGTGATTTTGTAAGATCATGGGAAGAATAGGACACAAAATGAATGGTAAGAATTGTTCCAGCCTTCATGCAGGAGAAAACAGCTATTTTCCATTTGCACAGCCTGATTCTAGCAGCAGCTACTGTTCAATTGGCATTTAATAAATCcgggtgttttggtttttgtccATCTTAATGCACTAAAAAAGTTACCAGTAACTCCAGGTTAGGTTGTTTCTGCTGCAACGAAGTGAATAATTTTGCTGACCTCACTCTCTGCTTGCAAGCCCCACATAGGCAGAAAGTTTTCTGTCTTCCCTTGCCTATAATAAACCCAAATTACAAACCAAGGTCTTGGTCAGTAATCATTAGCCTCCATCCCTGGAAAAGCCCTTCAGTCACTTCATGTAACAATACTTTGTACTTCTGCAGCATTGGATCCCGAAGCATTTTACACTAAATCTGACTCTCAGCACCACTAGGAAATTATTAtaaggggggaaactgaggcagcaagccGGCGGCTTATATTGTCAAGGACGTCTACTAGTTTTTGATATCTAACTGGAGATAAattgggtctgatttttcagtggtgctgagcaTCCAAGAATCCCAAGTGACTTCGGTGGGAGCCAGGCAAATCCCATGCCTCTTAAAAGCAGGCTGTCTTTCTTCCCAGAATTCAGTGACTCCAAGTCAGCATACCTCAGAAAGCTCAGGTCTAAGAGGCAAAGCCAGGAATGGAATCTAGGCATCCTGACACCTAGTCCTGTTCAGTAACTGCTAGACACTACATTTCTAGTTGTCACCTCCTTATCTTTGAATAGGTCCTCTCCCTTGCCGGGCAGGGACGATGGAATCCTTATGACATCACAGTCTTTGCAATGGGAGCGGTAGCAATGCTATGTATGCTCCAATACGACAGGACATCGCTGGCATGACTAGGTACAGAAGCGGGGAGGGCTCTCAGGCTCGGCAGAAGTAGGTCCGTGATGGCCAGGGTTGGGTTCCAGGCTCTGTCCGGGGtttgattcccagcattctgacTTCACTGCCAGGAAAAGGCAGGAGGGGCTGAGAGAGCAGACAAATAACTTTGATAGGCGTGTGTGCACCTGCATGTCCCTTACCAGGGGGCACCTAACCGCTGCTTCATTTATGCTGCCTAGACTGTCGCTGCCTAACCAAATTCGAAGTCAGTGGCTGGGGATAGCCCATGTGCGACTGGTGCAATCTAACACCAGGATCAATCTGATCCTACAAAGCTGAGATATGTCAAAGGATGATGAAAAGCACAAAGCCAGAACCAAATCGGTCATCACAGTAGGACTGACTTTAACATGGTCCCGTGTCAAAATCCAGAGCCCATCCCAAGCATCTGAGTATAACCAGCCCCCCCAGGCATGGAGCGGCCAATTCCACATCCCTGCTGGAGCGGAGCCATGGCGAGGGCAACTAAGTGCAGCCAGCTTGAATGGACTCATTGCATTAAACTGAGTAGTTACCATCTGCTTTGGCTTCAGCTGCAAGTGCCATCCAGGAGAACACATCTCAGTTGTATTGTCTCCCGGGAGAGCAGTGATTTAAACCTCTCGCCTGCTCTTTTCTTTCATTGCAAACCATAGAGGGGTCAGGTTGGGTACAGAATATTGCAAGCTATCTGCCTCTTACATCACGCAGTTCCATCTGACTGGTGTCCTGCAGCCAAGACATTGTATTGTATTCTCTCACCTACCACCGCACCACCAGTGCACCATTTCCCTAGAGCTGCTCCAAAGAGAGGGAAAACCCCACCTCTCGCCTCTCATGGCGAGGAAGAAAAAAGATCCCTGCATGAAAAGACACTGCCGGTGGCTCGGGCGTCCTCTtgcagaagagaaggagcagATAGCtctgggcagcattatctcctttgGGGATTTAATTCCCAAATCAGCCCAGCAGAGAGCAAGCACACTAATGTGGACCAAAGAACTGCAAAGCATCCATTCGGCTTTCCTTGCCCAACTGCTAGATACGCAACTCACatttggcccagtggttagggcttgACActgcaggagacccaggttcgATACCTGGCTCTACCACAGACATTCTCTATGATTTTGGGCCCGTCACTCACagcccaattttcaaaagtgggttTCACTTTAGAAAACAAATCGAGCCACTAGCTCATCTgttcctcagctccccatctgtactaatagcactgccctgcctcccaagGGTGTATGAGGATAATATATTAGATGGATGGTCAATGTTCTTTAAATTGTGATAGCACCTAAAGGCAATCAAGGCCCcgttgcgctaggtgctgtacaaaatgaATAAAACAGAGAGTGTCTGCGCCAGGGAGCTAAAAATCTAGGATTGTGACAAGATGCAACAAAGGGATAAACAGACAAACAGGGTTGGGGGTACAAGGTAGCGATGAAAGGAAGCAGCCATGGTAGTTAAAGTAGTAataagttaagtatcagaggggtagcagtgttagtctggttctgtaaaaagcgacaaagagtcctagaacaccttatagactaacagaagtactggagcataagcttttgtgggtgaatacgtctgatgaagtgggtattcacccacgaaaacttatgttTCAATAAATTAAGCTACTCTGTAGCTGATGCACAAGCCAGAACAGAATCCAACTCTCAAAGCCATCTCTGCCATGCAAAGAGAAGTAAAAAGACAGTACGGCAAGCAGGTGTAATTTGAAGTAGGCACAGGAAGCTGATCTGTTTGGCAAGGAGAAAGCGttttcctggctgctgctgcattcCAATCATAGGTtctaactgtttttttttttttgtgttaccCTCCCCAGGCAATGCCTTTGTGGTGAGCTTGGCCATTGCAGACTTGCTAGTGGCATTTTACCCTTATCCCCTGGTCCTGATAGCTATTTTCCATGACGGCTGGGTGATGGGGCACCTCCATTGCCAGGTCAGCGGCTTCCTGATGGGCATCAGCGTTATCGGCTCCATCTTCAACATCACTGGCATTGCCATTAACCGGTACTGCTACATCTGCCATAGCCTGAAGTACGACAAGCTTTTCTCAGGCGCCAACACCATGTGCTACGTGGGGCTGGTCTGGGCACTCACCTTGCTGGCCATCGTGCCAAACCTCTTTGTGGAGTCCCTGCAGTACGACCCGCGAGTGTACTCCTGCACTTTTGCCCAGTCCGTCAGCGCCCTCTACACCATCGCTGTGGTGGTCATCCATTTCTTCCTACCCATTACCATCGTCAGCTACTGCTACCTGCGGATTTGGGTGCTGGTCATCCAGGTGCGGCGCAGGGTCAAGCCGGACACGCAGCCCAAAATCAAGTCCCATGATTTCTGGAACTTCCTGACCATGTTCATGGTCTTTGTGCTCTTCGCTGTCTGCTGGGCACCGTTAAACTTCATCGGCTTCACGGTGGCGGTCCAGCCCACACTGGGTTCCTTGATACCCGAGTGGCTCTTCACAGCCAGCTACTTCTTGGCTTACTTCAACAGCTGTCTGAATGCTGTGGTTTACGGGGCGATGAACCATAACTTTAGGAAAGAGTACAAGAGAATCATACTGACTGTGTTGCAGCTGGCTTACAGGGCTGATGGAG includes the following:
- the LOC115656752 gene encoding melatonin receptor type 1A-like codes for the protein MEEEGSLLKILSAGLGREDGLYPTWVVIMLAVILIVTIIVDILGNLLVIVSVFKNKNLRKAGNAFVVSLAIADLLVAFYPYPLVLIAIFHDGWVMGHLHCQVSGFLMGISVIGSIFNITGIAINRYCYICHSLKYDKLFSGANTMCYVGLVWALTLLAIVPNLFVESLQYDPRVYSCTFAQSVSALYTIAVVVIHFFLPITIVSYCYLRIWVLVIQVRRRVKPDTQPKIKSHDFWNFLTMFMVFVLFAVCWAPLNFIGFTVAVQPTLGSLIPEWLFTASYFLAYFNSCLNAVVYGAMNHNFRKEYKRIILTVLQLAYRADGD